One part of the Pseudopipra pipra isolate bDixPip1 chromosome 3, bDixPip1.hap1, whole genome shotgun sequence genome encodes these proteins:
- the TFB2M gene encoding dimethyladenosine transferase 2, mitochondrial yields the protein MLAGQAPPGAAGCGRLLAAALRPLLCGLSPCWVAGRQCRGLRVAEAATEEARVVQREQRGGVPVRRYIACPRLARTVQQCLQRGAGPQPLLLEFAPGPGILTQTLLNAGIRVVALESNLAYLPNLQSLENSRDGQLKVIYGDFCRLDPLVSGTLKPPAVCSEKLFETMGVAAVPWKADVPLRIFGIMPHTLERNRLWRLLFGLYECNSLYKYGRVELNLFISEKEYMVLRAKPGETWAYQALTVLAQIGCEIELLHKEPWSSFTTDLKNGSLAIPKSKWLPNDHLCLVRLTPQQNLFTGGLKPTNATTFIFMVKQCLAKPTSRLSDRLNSWSLDNGGELLKALEIPEKAAMRDLYPEDYKRLFEALQNSSMFTETWFYDEVLETVRTINL from the exons ATGCTGGCGGGACAGGCCCCGCCGGGCGCCGCGGGCTGCGGCCGCCTCCTGGCAGCGGCGCTGCGGCCGCTGCTGTGCGGGCTGTCGCCGTGCTGGGTGGCGGGGCGGCAGTGCCGGGGCCTGCGGGTAGCGGAGGCGGCGACGGAGGAGGCGCGGGTGGTGCAGCGGGAGCAGCGTGGCGGCGTGCCGGTGCGCCGCTACATCGCCTGCCCGCGGCTGGCGCGCACCGTGCAGCAATGCCTGCAGCGAGGGGccggcccccagcccctcctgctcgAGTTCGCGCCCG GTCCTGGAATCTTGACTCAAACTCTGCTCAATGCAGGTATTAGAGTGGTAGCTCTGGAAAGTAACTTAGCTTATCTTCCAAACTTACAG TCCCTAGAGAATAGCCGGGATGGACAATTAAAGGTCATTTATGGTGACTTCTGCAGACTGGATCCTTTGGTGAGTGGAACACTGAAACCACCTGCCGTGTGCTCTGAGAAGCTTTTTGAAACCATGGGTGTAGCAGCAGTTCCTTGGAAGGCAG ATGTACCTCTGAGAATTTTTGGAATCATGCCACACACATTGGAAAGAAACAGACTTTGGAGGCTTCTTTTCGGCCTATATGAATGCAATTCCCTGTACAAATACGGAAGAGTAGAACTCAACCTCTTTATAAGTGAAAAAGAATACATG GTATTAAGAGCAAAGCCTGGGGAAACATGGGCTTATCAAGCACTTACTGTACTTGCGCAAATAGGATGTGAAATTGAACTACTGCATAAG GAGCCTTGGTCATCATTTACAACTGATTTGAAAAATGGGAGCCTGGCAATACCAAAATCTAAG tGGCTGCCAAATGACCATTTATGTTTGGTACGACTGACTCCCCAGCAAAATCTATTTACAGGAGGCTTGAAGCCCACAAATGCAACTACCTTTATTTTCATGGTGAAACAGTGTCTTGCTAAACCTACGTCTAGACTTAGTGATAGACTAAA tTCATGGAGCTTGGACAATGGTGGCGAATTACTGAAAGCGCTAGAAATTCCAGAAAAGGCTGCAATGCGTGACTTGTATCCAGAAGACTACAAGCGTCTTTTTGAGGCTTTACAAAATTCTAGTATGTTTACTGAAACCTGGTTCTATGATGAAGTCTTGGAAACTGTAAGGACCATAAACTTATAA